The following proteins come from a genomic window of Triticum aestivum cultivar Chinese Spring chromosome 6A, IWGSC CS RefSeq v2.1, whole genome shotgun sequence:
- the LOC123128004 gene encoding CAAX prenyl protease 1 homolog: protein MALPYLEAVLCFMTLNYIFETYLNIRQHRALKLPTLPKSLAKVISHEKFEQARAYSLDKSNFNFVREAITIVCDIVILYYKVLPWFWKKSGVLVTNVGLNAENEIIHTLAFLAGVMVWSQITDLPFSLYSTFVIEARHGFNKQTFWLFIWDMIKGILLSVVLAPPIVAAIIVIVQNGGPYLAIYLWGFMFALALLMMTIYPIMIAPLFNKFTPLPEGSLREKIEKLADSLKFPLKKLFVVDGSTRSSHSNAYMYGFFKNKRIVLYDTLIQQCSNDNEIVSVLAHELGHWKLNHTAYSFVAVQLLTFMQFGGYTLVRNSKDLFESFGFEDQPVIIGLIIFMHTIIPIQHLLSFCLNLVSRAFEFQADAFAKNLGYAPELRGALVKLQEENLSAMNTDPWYSAYHYSHPPLVERLSALEDLDSKKEN from the exons ATGGCGCTGCCCTACCTGGAGGCCGTCCTGT GCTTTATGACTCTCAATTACATATTTGAGACATATCTTAACATCAGGCAGCATAGAGCCCTTAAGTTACCAACATTGCCAAAATCCCTGGCAAAAGTAATTAGTCATGAAAAATTTGAGCAGGCGAGAGCTTATAGCCTGGACAAAAG CAATTTCAATTTTGTACGTGAGGCCATAACTATAGTATGTGATATCGTAATACTGTACtataaagttcttccttggttttggaAG AAATCTGGAGTGTTAGTAACCAATGTTGGCCTGAATGCAGAAAATGAGATAATACACACCCTTGCATTCTTAGCAGGTGTCATGGTTTGGTCACAG ATCACAGACTTGCCATTCTCTCTATACTCGACTTTTGTTATTGAGGCTCGACACGGTTTTAACAAG CAAACATTCTGGCTCTTCATTTGGGACATGATCAAGGGAATTTTGCTGTCCGTTGTACTCGCACCACCAATTGTGGCTGCTATCATCGTCATAGTACAG AATGGAGGGCCTTACCTAGCAATATATCTCTGGGGTTTTATGTTTGCACTAGCTCTCCTGATGATGACAATTTACCCCATCATGATAGCTCCTCTGTTCAACAAATTCACTCCT CTTCCCGAAGGCTCACTCAGGGAGAAAATAGAGAAGTTGGCAGATTCCCTCAAGTTTCCTCTGAAAAAGCTTTTTGTGGTGGATGGGTCTACTCGATCAAGCCACAGTAAT GCTTACATGTATGGGTTTTTCAAGAATAAGCGCATTGTTCTCTATGACACATTGatacaacag TGTAGTAATGATAATGAGATAGTTTCTGTTCTTGCGCACGAGCTTGGGCACTGGAAACTTAATCACACTGCATATTCCTTTGTAGCTGTGCAG CTGCTTACATTTATGCAATTCGGAGGATACACTCTTGTAAGGAATTCCAAAGATCTCTTTGAAAGTTTTGGTTTCGAGGATCAGCCTGTAATCATTGGACTGATCATTTTTATG CACACCATTATACCCATCCAACACCTTCTGAGTTTTTGCCTCAACCTTGTCAGCAGAGCATTTGAATTTCAG GCTGATGCTTTTGCCAAGAACCTTGGGTATGCTCCTGAGCTCAGGGGAGCCCTTGTTAAACTACAG GAAGAGAACTTATCGGCAATGAACACAGATCCGTGGTACTCAGCATACCACTACTCCCATCCACCCCTTGTTGAAAGACTGTCTGCTCTTGAAGACCTGGACAGCAAGAAAGAGAACTGA